AGCAAACTGCCATAGACCCACCCGCGCTCGACCGCTTCTTCGAGGTCGCTCGAAAAACCCGAGAGCGAAGACGCGCCGCGCGGCAGTCGGTCGAGGGTGGCGGTCAGGTCGGCAGCAAGTTTGGAGGGGTTGAGTTCGTAGTGGCGAATGATGCGGTGCAGGTCGGAGTCCTGAAGTTGCAGAACCTGATGAAGAAAGTGGATGATGTCCACATGCGGGTTGCCTCGCATCTTGCAGAATACGGTGGCGCTCTCTGCACTCTTGTAACACAGGCTGTTCATTTTTCCGAACAAGGCTTTAAGACTGATGTCTGCCATGGCAGTTTCTCCCGCGAGCCGCACAACCTGCGGCTGATGATTATTCCGATCATGCCGCAACGGTGTGCGGCGTTCATACCGGATCTGGCGGCCTCAGAACCAGATCATCGCGATCGCTCGCGCTTGGCCCGGTGCTGAGCCACGTTGTCCAACCGAGTTGACCGGACATCCCGAGACGTATGCTCGGGATGTCCTGCTTCTTGAGCACCAGCTGAGCATCCCAACGATATTCATAGCCGACGTAGTTGCGCACCCAATCGACCATCTTCCTGAAACTTTGACCGGTCGGGAGGAATCGCTCGTAGGTCTTGAGCGAGACGGGGCCGATGCGAATGCGAAACTTCTGCTGTGTTTCCCAGACCTGTGAACCGATGACAGCGGTCGAGCCGAGAGATCCGGTGCGTGGCGACTCGCCGAGGCGACATTTGCTGTCTTCTGGCAGTTCCATCCAATGCCCGACGAACTCGATGATCCGAGCGGGAACCCGGAAGAAATCGGCAACGATGGCTTCGAGCCCTTCGGCGTTCTTGGCGCCGAACGCGAGCCTCCCGATGTAGTGGAGTTTGGCCAGATCGCTGACGTGATCGCGGAGGCGCATCTGAGGCGAGCCATAGCCGGCGATTGACCCGACGTAACTCCCGATGCGATCGCTCAATGGGTCGCGGGCGGCGCGGTCGAAACTGGCGGTGGGCTGATTGACAGCCCAGGCGCGGTAGAACATTGAGATCATCCGATGATGGAAGACATCGAGAAAGCGTGCGAGCGTCGGGTCGTGGTGGTTGTGCTTGCGGTCGAAGACGTACTCGGTGATGTGAAGGGGCATTGGGCCATTAGGGCCCAGCAGACCGAAGAAATGAACATCGAGTTTGCTCGCGGTCGATCCTTGCGCAGGGTTGAATGATGCGATGGTCGAGGGCGCGAACGCGAGTGAAGGCCTCTGCCCAAAGCGTACGGGATCGCTTGCAATTCTGGCCGAGGTGCCGACGCACTCACTCGATGCGTACGCGCAGTCGAGGCGTCGCACGGCCTGGAAGAAGTCGAACGAGTATGGCTTCTCCGTTAGGCGGAGAATCAGAGCGTATGTCTCTGACCGATTCGTGTCGGCCATCGCATGATCTCCCCGCGTTCGGTGGTATTGACGACGGTTTCAGTGAACGAGTTGAGCGAAACGTACTTGGCAAAGAAGCGTTCGAGCACGCCTCCGAGAAGGAATGGCCCCGAGCCCATGAAGGCGGAATCCTCTAATTGGCACGAGACTTCCAACCCGCGTGCGAATGCGATTGGTCCTGGCGTCGGTACACGCCGCGAGATGGGGCGGGCGGAAAGTTTGCGCACGCCCTCGATCTGCTTGCGTACGGCCGAATCGGCAAGATCGCCATAAAGTGAGAGGAGTTCGCGCATCGCGGCTGCGCTGCGTTGTGTGTCTTCATCGGCTAGTGATAGATAGTTCAGCGAAAGGTGGCTGATGAGTCGCCACGCGGTTTCACCCTCGGCTAGCGACGGCTTGGGGGCGGTCGGGCCCCCGACGCAGCGGATTGAATCCACTGCAACGCCCGATTCGGTTGTGAAATCGGTTCGCCCAGCGCCGATCGGCATCCGCAACGGCAGATCGCGGTTTGTGCACCGGATCTGCGAACCGAGTTGGCGCAAGTCCGACGAATACGGCGCGGCATGTGCGTCAACGAGCGAGATGTAGACATCGCTTCCTGTGTAACTTGAACGTCGGCCCTGTCGTTTTTCCTTGGCTGTCAGAGTGCGCGGAACGCGGTTGGTCGAGTAGTACGCTCCGATGCGTTCGGCGTGCTCGTCGTAATCGCTGGCAGCATAGAACGGTCGAAACGGTGTTTCGTCATCGGCTGTGGTGCCGAATCCTGTCACATCCAGCACGTCATAGACCTCAAAATCCAGTGGTCTCGTGCGATCTGGAACGAGATGAAACTCGGGAAACTTGTCCGATAGGTGGATTCGGTCGGCACGTTTCTCGAAGAGATTGATCGCGGGCGTGCAGTGCAGGAGAAAGTTTTCGACCGTCAGCGCGCCTTCGAGTTCAGGATCGGGCTGACGGAGAAGAACGACGATTTCGAACTGAGGCCCATCGGCGCGAGCGAGGGCCTTGTCGAGATCGCTGATTTCGAAGAACATGAAGCGTGATGGGAACGTGAAATACTCGTGCAGATGGCGATAGCCTTCGAAACTTCGTGCGCCGGCGGGGATGAGCGCCTCGTCACGGTGAAACCCGATCTGGCGGATGCTCGATGCGGCGACACGCGAATGCCACTTGGCGGGGCGTGTCGTAGGACGCACGATCACGCCCAGTGAGTGAGCGAGGATTTGCTCATAGACGCGCATGGGTGTGTCGCCATGGCCACGAATGTAGAACGGCAGGCGCTTGATCGCGAGTTCATTGGGCATAAGGCCCGCAGTTGATCGCAATCGCAGGCGAATGGCTGCCCGTGCGTCGGACGCACTGGGGACATCGAGGCTCGCCAAATCGCGGTCGTGGTACTGTGCCTCGACAAGTTCGAGCGGCCAGAGCTCGATCTGGTGGGCAGTGCGATACTCGCATGCGGTCTGATCGTCCTTGCCGATCATGCTTCGGATGGAAGTCTGGCGAGGCACGGTAAACCCGCCTGCGAGCCCGCTGTCATCGAGGTCGGGCTGAAATTGCGCGATGAGCATCGATGGCGTCGGGCAGAGATAATGCGGATACACGCTTTCGAGCATGTGCTGCGTGAAGCGCGGGAACTCGGCATCGAGTTTGAGTTGCACACGAGCCGCCAGAAACGCAAAGCCTTCGAGCAAT
This is a stretch of genomic DNA from Phycisphaeraceae bacterium. It encodes these proteins:
- the tssG gene encoding type VI secretion system baseplate subunit TssG; protein product: MADTNRSETYALILRLTEKPYSFDFFQAVRRLDCAYASSECVGTSARIASDPVRFGQRPSLAFAPSTIASFNPAQGSTASKLDVHFFGLLGPNGPMPLHITEYVFDRKHNHHDPTLARFLDVFHHRMISMFYRAWAVNQPTASFDRAARDPLSDRIGSYVGSIAGYGSPQMRLRDHVSDLAKLHYIGRLAFGAKNAEGLEAIVADFFRVPARIIEFVGHWMELPEDSKCRLGESPRTGSLGSTAVIGSQVWETQQKFRIRIGPVSLKTYERFLPTGQSFRKMVDWVRNYVGYEYRWDAQLVLKKQDIPSIRLGMSGQLGWTTWLSTGPSASDRDDLVLRPPDPV
- the tssF gene encoding type VI secretion system baseplate subunit TssF is translated as MDKRLLRYYERELRHIRESAGEFAQEYPKIAGRLALDALECADPYVERLLEGFAFLAARVQLKLDAEFPRFTQHMLESVYPHYLCPTPSMLIAQFQPDLDDSGLAGGFTVPRQTSIRSMIGKDDQTACEYRTAHQIELWPLELVEAQYHDRDLASLDVPSASDARAAIRLRLRSTAGLMPNELAIKRLPFYIRGHGDTPMRVYEQILAHSLGVIVRPTTRPAKWHSRVAASSIRQIGFHRDEALIPAGARSFEGYRHLHEYFTFPSRFMFFEISDLDKALARADGPQFEIVVLLRQPDPELEGALTVENFLLHCTPAINLFEKRADRIHLSDKFPEFHLVPDRTRPLDFEVYDVLDVTGFGTTADDETPFRPFYAASDYDEHAERIGAYYSTNRVPRTLTAKEKRQGRRSSYTGSDVYISLVDAHAAPYSSDLRQLGSQIRCTNRDLPLRMPIGAGRTDFTTESGVAVDSIRCVGGPTAPKPSLAEGETAWRLISHLSLNYLSLADEDTQRSAAAMRELLSLYGDLADSAVRKQIEGVRKLSARPISRRVPTPGPIAFARGLEVSCQLEDSAFMGSGPFLLGGVLERFFAKYVSLNSFTETVVNTTERGEIMRWPTRIGQRHTL